Proteins from a single region of Desertibacillus haloalkaliphilus:
- the pcrA gene encoding DNA helicase PcrA — MRGVIIVQEQIIAKMLAGLNPEQKKAVKHTEGPLLLMAGAGSGKTRVLTHRIAYLLREKGVAPWNVLAITFTNKAAREMKDRVAALVGPIAEDIWISTFHSMCVRILRRDIDRIGVSRNFTILDSTDQLSLIKQVIKSKNIDPKKFEPRSILGTISSAKNELKKPAEFAKTASGPYEETAADVYTEYQQQLKKNQSLDFDDLIMKTIQLFKQVPEVLEHYQRKFQFIHVDEYQDTNRAQYVLVNMLGERFKNICVVGDSDQSIYRWRGADIKNILSFEQDYPNAEVILLEQNYRSTKTILDAANQVIANNLNRKPKNLWTENQSGNKIAYYEAGSEQDESYFVVDKIREAVRSGDHKYSDIAILYRTNAQSRVIEEMLLKSNIEYNIVGGTKFYDRKEIKDLLAYLRVIANPDDDLSLQRIVNVPKRGIGAATVDKIIHFAAGQGISMYSALQEIEEIGLSARALNKLKDFSEQVKGWVQMQDYLSVSELVEELLDKTGYREMLKNENTIESQSRLENIEEFLSVTNDFESKNEDKSLIAFLTDLALVADIDKLDEDEEGPTDAVVLMTLHAAKGLEFPIVFLIGLEEGVFPHSRSLFEAEEMEEERRLAYVGITRAEEKLYFTNAKMRTLFGRTNTNPPSRFISEIPEDSLERLNEESAKPEPAWAKASRGARTSPVAAKAKSTPTTTVTGGDQFSWSVGDKAEHKKWGIGTVVSLKGEGDSVELDIAFPPPTGVKRLFAKFAPITKR; from the coding sequence ATGAGGGGCGTGATCATTGTGCAGGAACAAATCATCGCGAAAATGCTTGCAGGTTTGAACCCTGAGCAGAAAAAAGCGGTTAAACATACGGAAGGGCCACTGTTGTTAATGGCTGGGGCAGGGAGCGGCAAGACACGTGTTTTAACACACCGGATCGCTTATTTATTACGTGAAAAAGGAGTTGCCCCTTGGAATGTATTGGCGATTACGTTTACGAATAAGGCGGCTCGCGAAATGAAGGATCGGGTCGCAGCACTTGTTGGACCTATTGCAGAAGACATCTGGATTTCAACGTTCCACTCCATGTGTGTGCGAATCCTCCGTCGTGACATTGATCGGATTGGTGTAAGTCGTAACTTTACGATCTTAGATTCGACTGACCAATTATCATTGATTAAGCAAGTGATAAAATCGAAAAACATCGACCCAAAGAAGTTTGAGCCGCGCAGCATACTAGGAACGATCAGTTCCGCGAAAAATGAGTTGAAAAAACCAGCCGAATTTGCTAAAACAGCCTCTGGGCCCTATGAAGAGACAGCAGCAGATGTCTATACGGAATATCAACAACAACTGAAGAAGAATCAGTCACTCGATTTTGATGACTTGATCATGAAAACGATCCAATTGTTTAAGCAAGTACCCGAAGTACTAGAGCATTACCAACGTAAGTTTCAATTTATTCATGTGGATGAGTATCAGGATACAAACCGAGCGCAATATGTGTTAGTCAATATGCTTGGTGAGAGATTTAAAAATATTTGTGTTGTCGGGGATTCGGATCAATCGATTTATCGTTGGCGCGGAGCTGATATTAAAAACATCTTATCTTTTGAACAAGATTATCCTAATGCAGAGGTGATCTTGCTTGAACAAAATTACCGTTCGACAAAAACGATTTTAGATGCGGCTAACCAAGTGATTGCAAATAACCTCAACCGTAAGCCGAAAAACTTATGGACTGAAAATCAATCCGGGAATAAGATCGCTTATTATGAGGCAGGCAGTGAGCAGGATGAATCCTACTTTGTCGTTGATAAAATTCGTGAAGCGGTCCGTAGTGGGGATCATAAATATTCAGATATTGCGATCCTTTACCGAACAAATGCTCAATCCCGTGTCATTGAGGAAATGTTACTCAAGTCAAACATTGAGTATAACATCGTCGGCGGTACAAAGTTCTATGACAGAAAAGAGATCAAAGATTTACTTGCTTACTTACGAGTGATTGCAAATCCTGATGATGATTTAAGCTTGCAGCGCATTGTTAATGTTCCAAAACGAGGGATCGGTGCGGCAACGGTTGATAAAATTATTCATTTTGCAGCTGGACAAGGGATTTCAATGTATAGTGCCTTGCAAGAGATTGAAGAGATTGGTTTAAGTGCCCGTGCCTTAAATAAATTAAAGGACTTTAGTGAGCAAGTAAAAGGCTGGGTTCAGATGCAAGATTATTTATCTGTTTCTGAACTCGTTGAAGAACTGCTTGATAAAACAGGCTACCGCGAGATGTTAAAAAATGAAAATACGATTGAGTCGCAAAGTCGTCTAGAGAATATCGAGGAATTTCTATCGGTTACAAATGATTTTGAAAGCAAAAATGAGGACAAGTCTTTAATTGCCTTTTTAACGGATCTAGCTCTAGTCGCTGATATTGACAAGCTTGATGAAGATGAAGAAGGTCCAACGGATGCAGTGGTATTAATGACACTTCACGCAGCCAAAGGTTTGGAGTTTCCAATCGTCTTTTTAATTGGACTAGAAGAAGGTGTTTTTCCACATAGCCGCTCCTTATTTGAGGCTGAAGAGATGGAAGAGGAGCGTCGCCTAGCTTATGTTGGTATTACACGTGCAGAAGAAAAACTGTATTTTACCAATGCGAAGATGCGTACGCTATTTGGAAGAACCAATACAAATCCGCCGTCACGCTTTATTAGTGAGATTCCAGAGGATTCACTTGAACGATTAAATGAAGAAAGTGCCAAGCCTGAACCAGCATGGGCCAAGGCATCGCGTGGAGCAAGAACAAGCCCTGTGGCGGCAAAAGCAAAGTCGACCCCAACGACGACAGTGACAGGTGGCGATCAATTTAGTTGGAGTGTAGGAGATAAAGCGGAGCACAAAAAGTGGGGGATCGGCACGGTTGTTAGTTTGAAGGGAGAAGGCGATTCAGTAGAGTTAGACATCGCTTTTCCACCGCCTACTGGTGTTAAACGTTTATTTGCAAAGTTTGCTCCGATTACAAAGAGGTAA
- the ligA gene encoding NAD-dependent DNA ligase LigA, translating into MDEKKAIQRIEKLREQLEDYGYHYYVLDQPLVSDAEYDQLMQELIKLEDQFPHLKTEHSPTVRVGGEPLPHFEKVQHEIPMLSLGNAFSEDDLRDFDRRVRQGIEADCTYTCELKIDGLAVSLRYKEGKFVRGATRGDGTTGEDITTNLKTVRSIPLTLKEAVDIEVRGEVFMPKRSFETLNQAKEAAGEEKFANPRNAAAGSLRQLDPKIAAKRNLDIFLYSIGQINNDEITAHYEAIQYLHRLGFKVNDETKHCESIEEVIDYVNSWVERRSGLPYEIDGIVIKVDSLPYQEELGFTAKSPRWAIAYKFPAEEVVTKLEGIELSVGRTGVVTPTALLSPVAVAGTTVKRASLHNEDLIREKDIKIGDSVVIKKAGDIIPEVVNVLAELRTGDEEDFAMPTHCPECESELVRLEGEVALRCINPKCPAQIREGLIHFVSRNAMNIDGLGEKVIAQLFEKGLVQDVADLYKLEREQLLTLERMGEKSVENLLQAIEATKDNSLEKLLFGLGIRFVGAKAAKTLAMHFETVEQLQQASFDELVAINEIGEKMADSVVSYFEKPEVEELIEELRRLGIHLTYKGPKQPDPETIDSSFASKTFVLTGKLEQMNRNDAKAEIESLGGKVTGSVSKNTDVLVAGEDAGSKLAKAEKLGVEVWDEARLVTELQR; encoded by the coding sequence ATGGACGAGAAAAAAGCGATACAGCGAATCGAAAAGTTGCGTGAACAGCTTGAGGATTATGGTTACCATTATTATGTCTTAGATCAACCGCTCGTGTCTGATGCAGAGTATGATCAATTAATGCAAGAGCTAATAAAACTTGAAGATCAATTCCCTCATTTGAAAACAGAGCACTCTCCGACGGTCCGTGTCGGTGGAGAACCACTGCCTCACTTTGAAAAGGTCCAGCATGAAATCCCAATGCTCAGCTTAGGGAATGCTTTCTCTGAGGATGATCTTCGGGACTTTGACCGTAGAGTGAGACAAGGGATTGAGGCGGATTGTACGTACACGTGTGAATTGAAAATTGATGGGTTAGCCGTTTCGCTGCGCTACAAGGAAGGAAAGTTTGTCCGTGGTGCAACACGGGGGGATGGTACGACTGGTGAAGATATTACCACTAATTTAAAAACTGTTCGATCGATTCCGTTAACGTTAAAAGAAGCCGTTGATATCGAGGTACGCGGTGAAGTATTTATGCCGAAGCGTTCGTTTGAAACATTAAATCAGGCAAAAGAAGCTGCTGGTGAGGAGAAGTTTGCTAATCCACGAAATGCTGCTGCTGGCTCACTGCGACAATTAGATCCTAAGATTGCAGCAAAACGGAATTTGGATATCTTTTTATATAGCATTGGACAAATCAATAATGACGAGATTACGGCTCATTATGAAGCGATACAATATTTACATCGTTTAGGCTTTAAAGTAAATGATGAAACGAAACACTGCGAGTCGATAGAAGAAGTCATTGATTATGTCAATAGTTGGGTTGAACGCCGGTCTGGTTTACCGTATGAGATCGATGGAATTGTCATTAAGGTCGATTCACTTCCTTACCAAGAGGAGCTGGGTTTTACAGCGAAAAGTCCAAGGTGGGCGATTGCTTATAAATTTCCAGCTGAAGAGGTCGTAACAAAGCTTGAAGGGATCGAACTTAGTGTCGGCCGGACTGGGGTTGTGACGCCAACGGCACTCCTTTCTCCCGTAGCTGTTGCTGGAACGACAGTAAAGCGAGCATCTCTACACAATGAGGACTTAATTCGTGAAAAAGATATTAAGATTGGTGACTCGGTCGTTATCAAAAAAGCCGGTGACATTATTCCTGAGGTGGTCAATGTGTTGGCTGAGTTACGAACAGGTGACGAAGAGGATTTTGCAATGCCAACGCATTGCCCAGAATGTGAGAGTGAACTTGTTCGTTTAGAAGGGGAAGTCGCCCTGCGATGTATTAACCCAAAGTGTCCGGCGCAAATCCGTGAAGGGTTGATTCATTTTGTTTCCAGAAATGCGATGAACATTGATGGTCTTGGTGAAAAGGTGATTGCACAGCTTTTTGAAAAAGGGCTTGTGCAAGATGTTGCCGACTTATATAAGCTTGAACGTGAACAGTTATTAACCCTTGAGCGCATGGGGGAAAAGTCAGTTGAGAATCTATTACAGGCAATTGAAGCGACAAAGGACAATTCACTAGAGAAGCTTCTCTTTGGTCTAGGCATACGTTTTGTCGGAGCGAAAGCAGCGAAAACGTTAGCGATGCATTTTGAAACGGTTGAACAACTGCAACAAGCGTCTTTTGATGAACTAGTAGCGATCAATGAAATTGGTGAGAAGATGGCTGATTCAGTTGTTAGCTATTTTGAAAAGCCAGAAGTAGAAGAGTTAATCGAAGAGTTAAGGCGCTTAGGCATTCATTTAACGTATAAAGGGCCAAAGCAACCGGATCCTGAGACGATTGATTCAAGCTTTGCTAGTAAGACGTTTGTGTTAACTGGAAAACTTGAGCAAATGAACCGCAATGATGCGAAGGCGGAAATTGAAAGCCTAGGTGGGAAGGTCACTGGCAGTGTCAGTAAGAACACAGATGTTCTAGTTGCTGGTGAGGATGCAGGTTCAAAGTTAGCTAAAGCTGAGAAATTAGGCGTTGAGGTCTGGGATGAAGCGCGCCTTGTTACTGAGTTGCAAAGGTAA
- a CDS encoding CamS family sex pheromone protein, with protein sequence MVKRMSVIVLASMIFLSGCLPILEREEEMIEVEEENEQVVELSPEVDTPENYYRSVLYDGSYPHGEGRGFGNAVVDNRLDLEQLEVGLTSIASGHFDPDTYFFREGHFINRTEINSWLMRYHEEDNPEGLNPALGEGETLPDQEESRPRYISHILEHNYLVENENGNLELGGIVIGLSLNQMYYFRERYEDGTYSHTYEVPIDEETMIREGQNIADQVVERLRDPNREDGMLSNVPIVIALFQEQTRDSVVPGRFVASAVADPGKSIERWQRINERYYLFPSNEASNEQRVDTDRFLKLREDINGFFDNYVGVVGRGYYQNDQLQELTIDVPIQFYGKTEVIAFSQFIADRITQTFPNDLKLQVYVTSVSQQESVIVRNPNEEPFIHIYR encoded by the coding sequence ATGGTCAAACGGATGAGCGTGATCGTCTTAGCAAGTATGATTTTCCTTTCAGGTTGTTTGCCGATTCTTGAAAGGGAAGAGGAAATGATTGAAGTAGAAGAGGAAAATGAACAAGTCGTTGAATTAAGTCCTGAGGTTGATACACCCGAAAACTACTACCGTAGTGTCCTTTATGACGGATCGTACCCACACGGGGAAGGGCGAGGATTTGGAAATGCTGTTGTCGATAATCGTCTTGATTTAGAGCAACTTGAGGTTGGATTAACTTCAATTGCATCCGGTCATTTTGATCCTGATACGTATTTTTTCAGGGAAGGACACTTCATTAATCGGACTGAAATCAATAGTTGGCTGATGCGTTATCATGAAGAAGATAATCCAGAAGGTCTGAACCCAGCGTTAGGTGAGGGGGAGACGCTACCTGACCAAGAAGAGAGCAGGCCCCGCTATATATCCCATATTCTTGAACATAATTACCTGGTCGAAAATGAGAATGGTAATCTTGAATTAGGAGGCATAGTGATTGGTCTCTCGCTAAACCAAATGTATTATTTCCGTGAGCGTTATGAGGACGGGACCTATAGCCATACGTATGAAGTCCCGATTGACGAAGAGACGATGATCCGCGAAGGTCAGAATATTGCCGACCAAGTGGTTGAACGACTTCGAGATCCAAACCGTGAGGATGGTATGCTATCTAATGTCCCGATCGTTATTGCACTGTTTCAGGAACAAACCCGTGATTCAGTCGTTCCGGGTCGATTTGTTGCCTCAGCGGTCGCAGATCCAGGCAAAAGTATCGAACGTTGGCAACGGATTAATGAACGCTATTATTTATTTCCTTCGAATGAAGCAAGCAATGAACAGCGAGTGGATACTGATCGCTTCTTAAAGTTACGCGAAGATATTAATGGCTTTTTCGATAACTATGTCGGGGTGGTTGGCCGTGGCTATTATCAAAATGATCAGCTCCAAGAGTTGACGATTGATGTCCCCATTCAGTTTTATGGGAAAACAGAAGTGATTGCTTTCTCACAGTTTATTGCAGACCGAATCACACAAACGTTTCCAAATGACCTTAAGTTACAAGTGTATGTGACATCGGTTTCCCAACAAGAAAGCGTGATTGTTCGTAATCCGAATGAGGAGCCGTTTATTCACATTTATAGATAG
- the putP gene encoding sodium/proline symporter PutP, with the protein MEFATILTFIVYLVGMLVIGLLAYQLTTNLSDYVLGGRKLGGSVAALSAGASDMSSWLLLGLPGAMYVAGMSEIWLAIGLSIGAYLNWQFVAGRLRKYTEVAGDSITLPDFFENRFRDQSKILRVISALVILVFFAFYTSSGLVAGALLFEASFGLGYTQALWIGAAVIISYTFLGGFLAVSWTDFFQGILMFLALLVVPVVAISEMGGWDQTVNAVGQVDPMYLDAFAGTTILGIVSLLAWGLGYFGQPHILTRFMAVKSAKEIPKARFIGMTWMVLSLFGAIFTGFIGIAYFAGQGMPLGQGNEETVFIAFTQVLFNPWVAGFLLAAILSAIMSTIDSQLLVSSSALAEDFYKGIIKKEATQRELVWVGRLGVVVIALIAIMLAYNPDNTVLGLVGYAWAGFGAAFGPVILLSLFWRRMTRNGALAGMLVGGITVVVWDILSTPPVDAAGNQLPQSEAFIPFSLYEIIPGFLLATLAIVIVSLIDKQPAKEIQDEFSSIQ; encoded by the coding sequence TTGGAATTTGCTACGATTCTAACCTTTATTGTTTATTTAGTTGGAATGCTTGTGATTGGCTTACTTGCTTATCAGTTGACTACTAACTTATCTGATTATGTTCTTGGTGGACGAAAACTTGGTGGAAGTGTTGCGGCCTTAAGTGCGGGAGCATCAGATATGAGTAGTTGGTTATTATTAGGGTTACCTGGTGCGATGTATGTTGCTGGTATGAGTGAAATTTGGCTTGCGATCGGGTTATCTATCGGTGCTTATTTGAATTGGCAATTTGTTGCAGGAAGGTTAAGAAAGTATACGGAAGTTGCAGGAGATTCGATTACACTTCCTGATTTCTTTGAAAATCGATTTCGTGATCAGTCAAAAATTCTCCGCGTCATTTCAGCTTTGGTGATTTTAGTATTCTTTGCATTTTACACCTCATCAGGGCTTGTAGCAGGTGCACTGCTTTTTGAAGCTTCATTTGGACTAGGGTATACACAGGCATTATGGATTGGTGCAGCTGTTATTATTTCTTATACTTTCTTAGGCGGTTTTCTTGCAGTTAGTTGGACGGACTTTTTTCAAGGGATATTAATGTTTTTAGCATTACTTGTTGTCCCAGTCGTTGCCATTTCAGAGATGGGGGGCTGGGATCAAACCGTCAACGCTGTCGGACAGGTTGATCCGATGTATTTAGATGCGTTTGCAGGAACAACGATTCTAGGTATCGTATCACTGCTTGCGTGGGGACTAGGGTATTTCGGGCAGCCTCATATTTTAACGCGATTTATGGCGGTGAAATCAGCCAAAGAAATTCCTAAGGCACGCTTTATTGGGATGACGTGGATGGTGTTGTCGCTATTTGGTGCAATCTTTACTGGGTTTATCGGGATTGCCTATTTTGCAGGACAAGGAATGCCTTTAGGACAAGGGAATGAAGAGACGGTGTTCATTGCCTTTACTCAAGTGTTATTTAATCCTTGGGTCGCTGGGTTTTTATTAGCAGCGATTTTATCTGCGATTATGAGTACGATTGATTCGCAGTTACTCGTTTCATCGAGTGCGCTTGCAGAGGACTTTTACAAAGGGATTATCAAAAAAGAAGCTACGCAACGTGAGCTCGTATGGGTTGGTCGTCTTGGTGTTGTTGTGATCGCCTTAATTGCGATTATGTTAGCCTATAACCCGGATAATACAGTATTAGGTTTAGTCGGGTACGCATGGGCCGGATTTGGAGCAGCTTTTGGACCGGTGATCTTACTATCACTTTTCTGGAGGCGTATGACTCGTAATGGTGCATTAGCAGGGATGCTTGTCGGTGGTATTACCGTTGTCGTCTGGGATATTCTTTCGACTCCGCCAGTAGATGCAGCTGGAAATCAACTACCACAGTCAGAGGCTTTTATCCCATTTTCGTTATATGAAATCATTCCTGGATTTCTACTTGCGACGCTTGCCATTGTCATCGTCAGCTTGATAGATAAACAGCCTGCTAAAGAAATTCAAGATGAGTTTTCTTCCATACAATAG
- the gatC gene encoding Asp-tRNA(Asn)/Glu-tRNA(Gln) amidotransferase subunit GatC yields MARITNDQVKHVAHLARLSVTEEEVEMFTKQLDGIISFAEQLNELDTEGVEPTTHVLDIKNVLREDKVRESLSNEDALKNAPDQQDGQVKVPSVLE; encoded by the coding sequence ATGGCTCGAATTACAAACGACCAGGTGAAGCACGTTGCTCATTTAGCACGTCTTTCCGTTACTGAAGAAGAGGTTGAAATGTTCACAAAACAACTTGATGGCATTATCTCTTTTGCTGAACAGCTTAATGAACTTGATACAGAAGGTGTAGAACCGACAACACATGTATTAGACATTAAAAATGTTTTACGTGAAGATAAGGTTAGAGAATCTTTAAGTAACGAGGATGCATTAAAGAATGCACCAGATCAACAAGACGGACAAGTGAAAGTTCCATCCGTTTTAGAGTAA
- the gatA gene encoding Asp-tRNA(Asn)/Glu-tRNA(Gln) amidotransferase subunit GatA, with protein MSILDGSISALHQQLHKKEVTVSDLVDASYKRIHEVDEKVKAFVTLDEENARAYAKQLDAALDKEESRGLLFGLPAGIKDNIVTKGLETTCASKLLSNFNPMHDATVVKNLQGAESVTIGKLNMDEFAMGSSNENSGFFATRNPWNTDHVPGGSSGGSAASVAAGEVVFSLGSDTGGSIRQPASYCGVVGLKPTYGRVSRFGLVAFASSLDQIGPITRSVEDNALVMQVLAGHDKMDSTSANVDIPDYLSSLTGDVKDLKIAVPKEYLAEGVNEDVRNSVLESLKVLESMGATWEEVSLPHSKYALATYYLLASSEASANLARFDGVRYGVRSDNAENLIEMYKETRSQGFGDEVKRRIMLGTFALSSGYYDAYYKKAQQVRTLIKKDFEDVFEKYDVIVGPTAPTTAFKVGENIDDPLTMYANDILTIPVNLAGVPAISVPCGFSNGLPVGLQIIGKHFDENTIYRVAHAFEQSTDHHKAKPEL; from the coding sequence ATGTCAATTTTAGACGGAAGTATTTCTGCGTTGCATCAGCAACTACATAAAAAAGAAGTTACGGTATCTGATTTAGTTGATGCCTCTTATAAACGAATTCATGAAGTCGATGAAAAAGTAAAAGCATTTGTGACTTTAGATGAAGAGAATGCACGCGCATATGCTAAGCAATTAGATGCAGCGTTAGATAAAGAAGAGTCTAGAGGTCTTCTTTTTGGATTACCAGCGGGGATTAAAGATAATATCGTGACCAAAGGGTTAGAAACAACATGTGCAAGTAAATTGTTAAGCAACTTTAACCCAATGCATGATGCAACAGTCGTTAAGAATCTTCAAGGCGCAGAGTCTGTAACGATAGGGAAATTAAATATGGACGAGTTTGCGATGGGATCTTCGAATGAAAATTCAGGATTTTTTGCAACGCGTAACCCTTGGAATACAGACCACGTTCCAGGGGGTTCTAGTGGTGGTTCTGCAGCATCTGTTGCAGCTGGAGAGGTTGTCTTTTCATTAGGATCTGATACAGGTGGTTCGATTCGCCAACCAGCATCTTATTGTGGGGTTGTTGGACTGAAGCCTACATATGGACGTGTGTCTCGTTTTGGTTTAGTAGCATTCGCGTCATCACTTGACCAAATTGGTCCGATTACTCGTTCAGTTGAGGATAATGCGCTAGTGATGCAAGTTCTAGCAGGCCATGACAAGATGGATTCTACGTCAGCAAACGTAGATATCCCAGATTACTTGTCTTCATTAACTGGTGATGTTAAGGACTTGAAAATCGCTGTACCGAAAGAATACTTAGCTGAGGGTGTGAACGAAGACGTTCGCAATAGTGTATTAGAATCGTTGAAAGTACTAGAAAGTATGGGAGCAACGTGGGAAGAAGTGTCTCTTCCTCATTCTAAGTATGCCCTTGCAACGTACTACTTACTTGCATCATCAGAGGCTTCTGCAAACCTTGCTCGTTTTGATGGTGTTCGTTATGGTGTACGCTCCGATAACGCTGAGAACTTAATTGAAATGTACAAAGAGACGCGTAGCCAAGGCTTTGGTGATGAGGTGAAACGTCGTATTATGCTTGGTACGTTTGCGTTAAGCTCAGGTTATTATGATGCGTACTATAAAAAAGCGCAGCAAGTGCGTACGTTAATTAAAAAAGACTTTGAAGATGTATTTGAAAAATATGATGTGATTGTTGGGCCAACAGCGCCAACGACAGCATTTAAAGTTGGCGAAAACATTGATGACCCATTAACAATGTATGCCAACGATATTTTAACCATTCCTGTGAACTTAGCAGGTGTACCAGCGATTTCTGTACCATGCGGATTCTCGAATGGGCTTCCGGTTGGTTTACAAATCATCGGTAAGCATTTTGATGAAAATACAATATATCGTGTGGCACATGCATTTGAACAATCAACAGATCATCATAAGGCTAAGCCGGAACTGTAA
- the gatB gene encoding Asp-tRNA(Asn)/Glu-tRNA(Gln) amidotransferase subunit GatB, producing MKFETIIGLEVHSELKTNSKIFCSCSTEFGAPPNTHTCPICLGHPGVLPVLNEQAVDYAMRAAMALNCEIAPETKFDRKNYFYPDNPKAYQISQFDKPIGENGWIDIEVDGKKKRIGITRLHLEEDAGKLTHSEYGDHSLVDFNRVGTPLVEIVSEPDIRTPEEAYAYLEKLKAILQYTEVSDCKMEEGSLRCDANISLRPVGQEEFGTKTELKNLNSFSNVQKGLAFEEVRQEKELLSGGEILQETRRWDDAKKQTILMRVKEGSDDYRYFPEPDLVSLHIDEAWKERVRADIPELPDARKDRYVSELGLSDYDAMVITQSKAMSDFFEEALTHDADAKQIANWLMGEVSAYLNANYKEINEVPLTAEGLAKMIALIEKGTISSKIAKKVFKEMIENGGDPEVIVKEKGLVQISDEGELLKIVTEILDNNEQSIEDFKNGKDKAIGFLVGQMMKATKGKANPQVVNKLIMEEIKKR from the coding sequence GTGAAATTCGAAACAATTATCGGACTTGAGGTTCACTCAGAACTTAAAACAAATTCAAAAATTTTCTGTAGCTGTTCGACTGAATTTGGTGCACCACCGAATACACATACGTGCCCAATCTGTTTAGGACATCCTGGTGTACTACCGGTGTTAAATGAACAAGCTGTAGACTACGCGATGCGCGCAGCGATGGCATTGAACTGTGAAATTGCACCTGAAACGAAATTTGACCGTAAAAACTACTTCTATCCAGATAACCCGAAAGCATACCAAATCTCGCAATTTGATAAGCCGATTGGTGAGAACGGTTGGATTGATATTGAAGTGGACGGTAAGAAGAAAAGAATTGGGATTACTCGACTTCATTTAGAAGAGGATGCTGGGAAACTAACGCACTCTGAATATGGTGATCACTCACTCGTTGATTTTAACCGTGTAGGAACACCATTAGTAGAGATCGTTTCTGAACCTGATATTCGCACGCCTGAAGAAGCATATGCTTACTTAGAAAAGCTTAAGGCGATCTTACAATACACAGAAGTATCTGATTGTAAGATGGAAGAAGGCTCTCTTCGTTGTGATGCCAATATTTCACTTCGCCCAGTTGGTCAAGAGGAATTTGGTACGAAGACAGAGTTGAAGAACTTAAACTCATTCTCAAATGTACAAAAAGGCTTGGCTTTCGAGGAAGTACGTCAAGAAAAGGAATTATTATCTGGGGGAGAGATCCTTCAAGAAACACGTCGTTGGGATGATGCGAAGAAGCAGACGATCCTTATGCGTGTGAAAGAAGGCTCAGATGATTATCGTTACTTCCCGGAGCCAGACTTAGTGTCACTTCATATTGATGAAGCGTGGAAGGAACGTGTCAGAGCAGATATTCCTGAGCTTCCTGATGCGAGAAAAGATCGCTATGTGAGCGAACTAGGGTTATCTGATTATGATGCAATGGTCATCACACAATCAAAAGCGATGTCTGACTTCTTTGAAGAAGCATTGACGCATGATGCTGATGCAAAGCAAATCGCTAACTGGTTAATGGGTGAGGTATCAGCTTACTTAAATGCAAACTATAAGGAAATCAATGAAGTTCCGCTAACAGCTGAAGGGCTAGCGAAGATGATTGCACTGATTGAGAAAGGTACGATCTCATCTAAGATTGCGAAGAAAGTTTTTAAAGAGATGATTGAAAACGGGGGCGACCCTGAAGTAATCGTCAAAGAAAAAGGACTTGTGCAAATCTCTGATGAAGGGGAACTTCTCAAGATTGTTACTGAAATTCTCGATAACAATGAGCAGTCCATCGAAGACTTTAAAAATGGTAAAGACAAAGCGATTGGTTTCCTCGTTGGTCAAATGATGAAGGCAACGAAGGGGAAAGCGAATCCACAAGTTGTTAACAAGCTGATTATGGAAGAAATTAAAAAGCGCTAA